The nucleotide sequence TCTCATCACAGTTAAAGCTGACATCCAACACAGCAGCACTATGACCTTGTAGTTTGTTAACGATGGCCTTGGTAGCACGCTCCACATCAAAGAAGTAGACACACATATCCTCACTGCCAGTCACTGAAATGCACAAAGAGAAGTTATTAGAGGGGATTAAAGCTTCCGTATCTGTAGGCTCTTTATAAACAAGGGGACTACAATTCCATTCTGGACTTTCTAAACCCTGCAGTAATTATGTGCCATTCAAACTGGCAGCTATATAAAGTAGAACTGCAGACAAGGAACTAGAAGCCCACAAGAAAATTTCAGGGAAGGAATGATTGTCCTGCATCCTCTTTACAATGAGAGTAAAGTCCCATAGGTATCATACCAATACAAGCTCCCTGGCGGAAGGACATAAGGGGACAGAAGATACTGCGGACAGGATGTGAGCTCTGCTGTATCTGGAAACTTCTTTTAAGCTGGAGTGTCCCTTCGTTGTCCACTACCCTGTCAAGAAGTAGCCAAGAACAGACAATGGATAAATAGACTAATTATAGCCAACAGCTTCTTTGGGCTTTCATTACACAAACATGCATCACATATTCCATTCTCTAATACAGGGCTCATCAGCAATCTCCATATATGAGTAGAACAGATCCCTGCCTTCTCAAATGACAGTGCCATGGTAAAGCCCCCCACCTGTATAGCAGCAGCTTGTTAATACATGCATTGATGAGGAGAGAGGGGTCCCGTGCTTCTCTGCTAATCCAGGAGCGGGCTGAGATACTGGTGACAGAACTGCCCTCATTCACCACCAACCGCTTTGCCTTGGTTAGTTTTCCTGCAGGTGGGAGGAAGGAAGCGGAGGGCTTTGAGCCAAACTGAATCTTTGCTAATCCCTGTCTTTACTATGCTCCCCATCCCATTACAGGCTCACCTGTTGCCATGtcaaagaggaaagaaaatatgCTGCCTTTGTCATCTCCTGCCCAGAGGATACGGCCAGGGGaatcaaaagagagagagagcactcggCCAGTTAACTTGCTTGAGCCACCCTTCACTTTTTTCCCTGTTGAGATGTTCACCACGTGGAGATTGTGCTTTCCATTTCCCACCTCATAGACAAATTAAGATGTCAGTTTCATACAGAATAGAAAACAGGAAGTGAGCAACAGACACTTTTCTTCTCCCAATCTCTTTCTCCCTTAGACCCAGGATCCGTCTGCATCCTACAGTTAAAACAgtacttataccactttaacagttaaggcttcctccaaagaatcctgggaactggttggttaaggatgctgagagttgttaagagaactCAATTCCCCTCGCAGAGGTACAAttctggtttaacagtcaatctctcttcccagggaactctggaaattgtagctctgtgaggggaactacAAATGGAGCCTAAGAGTCTCCCCTCTCCCCATCACTTTGTTTCACTAAGGAGCTGAAACACCTAGAGGAGAAACTTACTGTTTCTACCTATGTTAACTCCCCTTGTCTTGTGACTAGACCTCCTCTTGTTCTCCCACAAAAAAGCAAGGAAGACCAACAGCACTGATTCTaatccccatttattttaattcagCCAATTTATTCCTTGTCTGCATCatatggggagagggggaggaggaaacctCAAGCCTATGCAAGCTGATGTCCCTTGGAAGGGAAAAGCCGAGTGTTTCAATTTACCAGCTCAGACAATTATCTCCTAGACATTACCCTTCACTTACCACTGTAAGATTATTATTCATTGGCTGGAAGGTGCAGCAGAGCAGTTCAGAAGCATCTGGATCTGGGATTTCACGGATGCACTTGCCATCCTCTGTAGCCCATATGCGCATAGTGGCATCAAGTGATGTGGAAACAATAATGTCATTGGAGAGGGACCAGGCAAAGTCAGACACACCCCGGCTGTGTCCCTTCAGTACCCGCAGCACCATGGGGGGAGAGGGCACTAACTGGCAAACTGAGATTGTGCCATCCAGAGAACAGCAGGCTAATAGGTGTTTGTCATCATTGGCAAACTGAACTTTGGGCACTGGGGGGAAAAGGGTGAAAAGGGGGAAAATGGTTTAGCTAGATGTTGACAGCAAGTGCAAGAACACCTCCCCCAAAGACAGGCTTAAAAGGTTCCTAATTATTTTTCCACACTCCACCTACAAATATCTCTATGCCAGACACTGTTCAGGACATGATTCCCTTTTGCTTCAGCATATTTATGGAGCTCTCTCTGCAAAGTATTCAAATAGCATTGTGGGGAAAGGGAAGCTTCGTGTTAGGCTACTGAATAGTTATCAATGCACTTATGCTTACCAACAAAAGCACCAATTGCAGCCTGTAAAGACTTTCCCAACCCTTCACTTCCCCTTGCTCACTCCCACTCCAAGAGGGCAGGAATAATAATCTCACTACTTGGCCTGGAAGGTTtttttgggaggtggggagggaggttcATTGGCAAAAACACAATGTTCATGTAATTTGTTTTGTATCTTATATATCACTAATGCGACATTGACAGACAAAAAGGAGCCAGTCCATGATGCCCTGGCTACTGCTCTACTCACCAGCCTCATCCACATGCTGGTCAAAGATATGGTACATGCCAGCAAAGGCGTAGTTCTCACTTAGGGTAGTATCTCCGGCCATTGCACGGCTGGCCTCAGCCACCGAAGTGGGGACAACGCTGCCTGGGGGTCTAAAGGAAAACACTAATATGAAATGAGGACACACCATGAACTTAATTTCCAACAAAATAGGTAGGGTAGGGCCAAAATAGAAGAGAGCTTTTGTTCTGACTGCTTTACCCACACTCAAAACAGTATGCAGGGTTCTTGGCCCTTCCTTATCAAAACTTGCAAGCAAAGTAACTGGCATGCACCAAATGAGCAGTCTGAGATGAACTCTGTGCCCGCTCCAGAGCCCCAGATCAAGTCTCTGTTGCCCTTATACCTCTCATCATAAACAGCTCGGTTCATTTGAGCCTGCAGCTGGTAGGATCCTCGGCTGACAGAACGGCGGTGGCCTCGGGCACCCAGTGCTCTTGGGTCATCATCAAAATCCTATGACACAACATATAATCATTACATTTGAAGACAGCAAGAAACTAAGTGACACACTATGCTGGGTGCTCTGCTAAAGGTACCAGAGCAGGGAAAAGCATGTCTCCCAGGTCAAGGATTCCTAAGAGAAAGTTATGGCAGAAGAGGAAACAGGAGCCGCCAACACTCTGGCAGCAGAGTGCTGTTATAGGTAACTCAGATCTATAACCTGTGCTTCTGCTTCCTCCATTTTTGCTTGTTCATTTTGTAGCCCTGATGATTgaaagtgtgcatgcagcctcATGAAGGTTCTGAAACCAGAGAGGCTACCTCTTTAACATTTCCAACAGCTACTACACCCTAAGCTTGCTTCTGCCCTCTACATCACCTCTTCCTTGTCATCCATTGTCCCAACTCCACCAAATTCCAAATCTTCTGAAAACTTGAGTCTCGGGATCAGAATGATGCAAGTCTTTCTTACTTTGTTTATGTCTATTGCACATACACAGCTTAGCTTTAGTTTCCCTAGGGGACAGAGTATTCATGGCCCTGATCCTTATAGCCAAGAATAATGTGCTGCATGGAGTGGGAGATTAAATGGTCCTGTGTTGCAAGGAAGCATTCTCTCCTCACAGCAAGTGTTGACCTTAGTATCTCAGTGAAGCTTCTACAAGCCTCTCTCCACCGAATAAGCTTGTCCAATGCACTGGACTGATAATACTTTTGTTCCTTGGCTGTCCTTGGATGCAAGAGCCCTGGTTACCTCCATGCGGTCGAGTGTGGTGCGACTGCTTCGGACAATGCTGTTACTGTAGGCACGAAAGCTGCTCTGTTCTGAAAGAGGGCCGTAGCGCTGGGCCAGGAGCTGGCTGCGCAGCCGCAGGTACTGTTTACGAAGCGAGGGGTCGTAGCCGCCCTTGGCGTTGTCCCGCAGCAGCTGGCTGCGCCGGCGGATGTACTGTGTGCGGAATTGCGGGAAGTTTGGGGTGCGGTATGCGTTGTACCTGTAATAGGAGTTGGTGCATCAGCTGCTGGAAGCTTGAGCAACAGCATCTTTGCTGAGCCCATcttgctcctaattgctctttAGCATCATGCTGGGGTTAGCACCAACTGAACAGAGAGAATCTCCTTAACAATTCCCTGCAGCACAGCACCCTGTTTTACCATGCTGTGGTCAGTACTCTGCTGACAATACTGTAGTTGCATGTCAACAATATATTTGAGTCCACTGGGTGAAATACTTTGGAATAAAGTTTCTTTGGTTCAAGTTACATTTTAGGAACCTGCTCACCCACAGATTATCTACTGATAAAGTGTTAGTGATCTTTTGCTTCTAACATTAAGATGGCTAAAGACTATGACACTGAGAGCGATATTCTATTAACCTGCCCCATCAGCACCAGGGTTACCCCTAGCACAACAGGGCTTTCTCCTGCTCATCCTCCCCCATGCACACCCTCCCCAGATCTGTTCTGGCAGGTTgggagaacccctagaacagatttagggatgcatgcaggaggggaggggagaaaagttccattgcacatgcagaatacattgaatacaaccttgACCCTTTTCTGTATGAGGATATGTCTGAGTAGAttgccagtacagtagggccccactcatacggcgttaCGTTCCAGGcctccgccgaaaagcgaaaaccgccggaaagtggggccctactgtattccagccgctgCACTCcacctgacagcgatcagctggagcgcacaaGCTCCccgcgcgctccagctgatcagctgacaGTGacaccagcggggcaatcagctggaacgtggggagctccagccgtcagcgatcagctggagtgcacgagctccccgcactccagctgatcgctgtcagctggagcgtggccactggagctccccgcgctccagctgattgacCCACTGGcgccgccatattagcagaatgccgaaaagcaggttAACAAAGAATGACTAATTTATATGGAGAAACAATCAATGGTAAATGTGAAATTGTATTCATAACCATGTGTCCCATTGTTGATGTGCCCACCAAATGTGGATCTAGGATTCCCACACAAACATCCACCTCCTTGAACAATTAAAACAAGACCAGCCTGTCCTGTTCTCTTTTCTGGACCTCCTCTTTCTagaataagaagagccctgttggatcagatcaaagacccatctagtcaaacatactgttctcacagtggccaaccagatgcctctaagaAGCCCACTCCTGAGCAGAACACACtctccatttgtgattcccagcaactgatctacacagacatactgcttctgacagtggagatagagTTCAGCAGCACAAAACAGTGCCTGAATAACCCGTGGGCCCTCTCCCATTAGGCTTACCGTGCATCTACAGCCAACACCTGCTGCCACACTGCTGCCATGCCCCACACTGATACTGGCTGCTCAGGGGAGCTTGTAAGTGGGCGCCTGCAATTGAAAGGTCAGAGAGAAATCAGCATCAGAGCGCAGAAAGGGATGAAAGCCTTGCGCAATCCAATGACCCATCCATTACCGCATACCTTGCAGACCAAGAGGTGCACAGATGGCTATGATAAAAGTATTTTATTCAAGAAGCTGCAAGATTTACTAGATTGAGCAGAGGCAATGGGTAGAGAAAGCAGCAAATCACACTCCCATTCACAGGAAAATAGAGCTCTGCAACAGTGCTTCTGATATGCTGAGGAAGAACCAATTGAAGCAGACGACTCAGTCACTAATGTGTGCAGTGGTAGTATATTGTTTTCTGCAGTGTAAGGGACAACATGATTTGTTCTATTAGGAAGGAAGAATGATTGGGATttgatcagggctgtggagttggtagaaatgtaccgactccgacttcaaaataaattgacaaattttttaaaatataaattcaaaatgtcaaagaagcttcccatgaaggcagctgtagttgagcatttcaccataactcaagatggaaaacattttgtgtgtcagtgtatgacacaggacccagatgaagacaaatgctgtgatgccaagatcagcgcatactcgggcagcgataaaaatgctcctatgagagcttccaatttaaaaagacatttacagctctttcgagggctgtggagttggaagcaattttgggtggagtctgagtcggacagtagaaaaatagaggagtcggagttaaaggtttggcatactgactccacagccctggatatgATACTAATATTCCTTCCACATAACTGGCAGCAATAATGCAGGGAATGGATATGAACGGATATGAACCAGATGATCTCCAATGGTACTAGAGCAAGGATAGCAAACTGCAAACCATAAGCAGACCTGCAGCACGACTGGTCGGCCTCCTCCATCTGTTATTACCATAATGCTTGGCAGTTCTATCCAGGGAGGATTGCCCTTCCCCCCAACAACTTGGTAAAAATGGGCCCAGCCCCCAAATCTTAGGAAAACTGGCCATGTCTGCATTAGAGCATCTATATGAGAGATATATAGTGATCCCTAAGCCAAACCCAGCCCTTTGCAGGCTGCCATCTGGTCTCcaatacccccccccaaaggtTAAAGAGGAATATGGATGAGCATCTTGGCAAAAAGGACTTTGCAGCAGATCATTTATGCTCCATAGTGCCCTTTCTCAAAGGGGGCCTAATTGCTATCAGGAATCTACTCCCTAAACAGGGAGAAtttgggggaagggaaagaaTGAGCTAATGACGTGGTACGATTTCACAGGGATGAGAAGCAATGCCACAGCCCGAATTGGTGTGGGAACAATCCCGTAAGCATTTTTAATGGAAGGAGAATTAATTTCCtattatatggggggggggggagagaagttaTGGAAGGCGCGACGCGTTGGGGACGATGGCATTGGCTTGTTTCTATAGTGACAGGaagaggtggggggaggggagagaggaaagaaAGGAGATGTGTGCTGTGTTGTTAAAGGGGCCGGGGGTGGCGGCGGTTGCGGCAGCGAGATGTTCTAAAGTCAGGATGACCACAGGGTCTCCATGGTGACAATATCACCGGGAAAgaagaggctaaaattacaagaGGGGTGGAGAAGCGCCAATGCTAGCTTGTTTCCATCATTCCATGGCGACAGGCCCCGGGCTAGGGACATCCTGGGCCAGCAGCAGCCCACAGGGTCGGGATGGGTCGGTGGAGGGGCGTTTGGAATACGGCGGTACCTGCAACGGCTCCCAGTTTCTCTGTCCCAGCGATGGCCGACAGCAGCAGAAGCAATAGCTGCAGcggaaggaagaaaaaaaaaagaggggggggagaagaatggGAGGAAGACAGGAGGTGGAGCTCCGCCGGCTCCAGCCCAGAAGCAGCAGCGGCGCATGCGGCTCACCGCTCATCTTTGCCTAGACCGGGATCTTTAGATGCTAAGCGCCACTTTACGACCTGAGCAGTAGCAGCTCTTGCCTGCCAGGGTTCAGCAACTTCTCTTTCCCAA is from Rhineura floridana isolate rRhiFlo1 chromosome 3, rRhiFlo1.hap2, whole genome shotgun sequence and encodes:
- the WDR13 gene encoding WD repeat-containing protein 13 isoform X2 — its product is MEWNPERRKRSSFSGSSWDSRGWMRFQRPLTSSPEQPVSVWGMAAVWQQVLAVDARYNAYRTPNFPQFRTQYIRRRSQLLRDNAKGGYDPSLRKQYLRLRSQLLAQRYGPLSEQSSFRAYSNSIVRSSRTTLDRMEDFDDDPRALGARGHRRSVSRGSYQLQAQMNRAVYDERPPGSVVPTSVAEASRAMAGDTTLSENYAFAGMYHIFDQHVDEAVPKVQFANDDKHLLACCSLDGTISVCQLVPSPPMVLRVLKGHSRGVSDFAWSLSNDIIVSTSLDATMRIWATEDGKCIREIPDPDASELLCCTFQPMNNNLTVVGNGKHNLHVVNISTGKKVKGGSSKLTGRVLSLSFDSPGRILWAGDDKGSIFSFLFDMATGKLTKAKRLVVNEGSSVTSISARSWISREARDPSLLINACINKLLLYRVVDNEGTLQLKRSFQIQQSSHPVRSIFCPLMSFRQGACIVTGSEDMCVYFFDVERATKAIVNKLQGHSAAVLDVSFNCDESLLASSDAKGMVIVWKREQK
- the WDR13 gene encoding WD repeat-containing protein 13 isoform X1, whose amino-acid sequence is MAAVWQQVLAVDARYNAYRTPNFPQFRTQYIRRRSQLLRDNAKGGYDPSLRKQYLRLRSQLLAQRYGPLSEQSSFRAYSNSIVRSSRTTLDRMEDFDDDPRALGARGHRRSVSRGSYQLQAQMNRAVYDERPPGSVVPTSVAEASRAMAGDTTLSENYAFAGMYHIFDQHVDEAVPKVQFANDDKHLLACCSLDGTISVCQLVPSPPMVLRVLKGHSRGVSDFAWSLSNDIIVSTSLDATMRIWATEDGKCIREIPDPDASELLCCTFQPMNNNLTVVGNGKHNLHVVNISTGKKVKGGSSKLTGRVLSLSFDSPGRILWAGDDKGSIFSFLFDMATGKLTKAKRLVVNEGSSVTSISARSWISREARDPSLLINACINKLLLYRVVDNEGTLQLKRSFQIQQSSHPVRSIFCPLMSFRQGACIVTGSEDMCVYFFDVERATKAIVNKLQGHSAAVLDVSFNCDESLLASSDAKGMVIVWKREQK
- the WDR13 gene encoding WD repeat-containing protein 13 isoform X3 — protein: MAAVWQQVLAVDARYNAYRTPNFPQFRTQYIRRRSQLLRDNAKGGYDPSLRKQYLRLRSQLLAQRYGPLSEQSSFRAYSNSIVRSSRTTLDRMEDFDDDPRALGARGHRRSVSRGSYQLQAQMNRAVYDERPPGSVVPTSVAEASRAMAGDTTLSENYAFAGMYHIFDQHVDEAEDGKCIREIPDPDASELLCCTFQPMNNNLTVVGNGKHNLHVVNISTGKKVKGGSSKLTGRVLSLSFDSPGRILWAGDDKGSIFSFLFDMATGKLTKAKRLVVNEGSSVTSISARSWISREARDPSLLINACINKLLLYRVVDNEGTLQLKRSFQIQQSSHPVRSIFCPLMSFRQGACIVTGSEDMCVYFFDVERATKAIVNKLQGHSAAVLDVSFNCDESLLASSDAKGMVIVWKREQK